TTGAACTCAACGTTTCCTGCCCAGTCATAATCCGGGCGGTCGGTGACCGTGCCCAGGGGCAGCACCGCACCCTCCCGCACCCATGTTGCGGCCTCCATAACCGAGTAGGCCTTGCGGTGCCATCGCGGCCCGGCCAGCTGTTCACCTGAGCGGAGATGGGTCCAGGTGCCCTCGGGAAGGTAGAAGGACACGGTTCCCGAGGGGTCCATGACTGGCGCCACCAGGAGGTCCGGTCCCAGCATGTACTGCCGGTCCAGGTGGGCGCAGCCGGGATCTTCCGGGAATTCCATGAACAGGGGGCGCATCAATGGAATGCCCTCCGTGTAGGACTCCTCGGCCGACTTTGCCAGGTAAGGCATCAGCCGCATCTTCTGCTCGGTGAACTGCCGCAGAACGTCCACCGATTCCTCGTCCACCAACCAGGGGACCCGGTAGGAGTTGGAGCCATGCAGCCGCGAATGGGAAGACAGCAGGCCGAAGGCAATCCAGCGCTTGAAGATCTCCGGTTCCGGAGTGCCTTCGAAACCGCCGATGTCATGGCTCCAGAACGAGAACCCGGAGGCAGCCAGGGACAGCCCGCCGCGCAATGACTCGGCCATCGCTGCGAACGTGGACTCGCAGTCCCCGCCCCAGTGCACCGGCATGGTCTGCCCGGCGGCGGTGGCGGAGCGGGCAAAGACCACCGCTTCGCCCGCGCCCAATTCCTTGGACAGCAGGTCGAACACCGTCCGGTTATAGAGCTGGGCGTAATAGTTGTGCATCTTCTGCGGATCAGAGCCGTCGTGCCAGGCCACATCAGTGGGAATGCGTTCACCAAAATCGGTTTTGAAGGAGTCCACGCCCTGGCCCAGCAGGGCCCGCAGCTTGTCCTGGTACCAGAGCACCGCATCGGGATTCGTAAAGTCCACCAGGCCCATGCCGGCCTGCCACATGTCCCACTGCCACACCGAACCGTCCGGCCGCTTCACCAGATAACCCCGCTCCAGCCCCTCACGGAACAGATACGACCGCTGGGCGATATAGGGGTTGATCCAGACGCAGACTTTGAGGCCCCGGTCGTGCAGCCGGGCAAGCATGCCTTCAGGGTCAGGGAAGGTGGCCGGATCCCAGATGAAGTCGCTCCAGTGGAAGGAACGCATCCAGTGGCAGTCGAAGTGGAACACGGACAACGGCAGGTTGCGCTGGTCCATGCCATCGATGAACGAATTAACGGTGGCTTCGTCATAGTCAGTGGTAAACGAGGTGGAGAGCCAGAGCCCGTAGGACCAGGCCGGGATCCGTGCCGGCCGCCCGGTCAGCTCCGTGTAACGCCGCATGATCTCTTTGGGGGTGGGCCCGTGAATGATGAAGTACTGCAGCTTCTGGCCCTCGACACTGAACTGGGTGCGGGACACCACCTCCGATCCCACTTCAAAGGAGACCTTTTCGGGATGGTTGACGAACACGCCATAACCGTCGTTGGTCATGAAGAACGGGATGTTTTTGTAGGCCAAGTCGCTGGATGTGCCACCGTCCTCATTCCAAATGTCGATCGACTGCCCGTTCTTCACGAAGGCGCCAAAGCGCTCGCCCAGCCCATACACGTTGGTTCCCACGCCCAGGCTGAGCTGTTCGTGCACAAAGGAC
This window of the Pseudarthrobacter defluvii genome carries:
- the yicI gene encoding alpha-xylosidase — translated: MKFTDGYWLHRKGFSALHPRDVSDVVTDARTLTVYAPTKRINSRGDALNLPQLTVTFDAPLPDVIGVTIEHFQGAVDNGPHFEINRSGPAPTFSRDAGTASITSGNLTARVSTTGDWGVDFLGNGGLLTSSTPRSVGVITDDGGRSFVHEQLSLGVGTNVYGLGERFGAFVKNGQSIDIWNEDGGTSSDLAYKNIPFFMTNDGYGVFVNHPEKVSFEVGSEVVSRTQFSVEGQKLQYFIIHGPTPKEIMRRYTELTGRPARIPAWSYGLWLSTSFTTDYDEATVNSFIDGMDQRNLPLSVFHFDCHWMRSFHWSDFIWDPATFPDPEGMLARLHDRGLKVCVWINPYIAQRSYLFREGLERGYLVKRPDGSVWQWDMWQAGMGLVDFTNPDAVLWYQDKLRALLGQGVDSFKTDFGERIPTDVAWHDGSDPQKMHNYYAQLYNRTVFDLLSKELGAGEAVVFARSATAAGQTMPVHWGGDCESTFAAMAESLRGGLSLAASGFSFWSHDIGGFEGTPEPEIFKRWIAFGLLSSHSRLHGSNSYRVPWLVDEESVDVLRQFTEQKMRLMPYLAKSAEESYTEGIPLMRPLFMEFPEDPGCAHLDRQYMLGPDLLVAPVMDPSGTVSFYLPEGTWTHLRSGEQLAGPRWHRKAYSVMEAATWVREGAVLPLGTVTDRPDYDWAGNVEFKAFAAPDGARRITVPSPDGSWTEFEVTVRDGAVRAASARQ